The nucleotide sequence CCGGGGAGTCGAGGCGCGGGCGGCGACCCCGGAAGAGACGCTCCGCCGCGAGGCGCGCCGCCAGGAAGAGGAGTCGCGGCTGCAGAAGGTCCATCAGGATATCCAGGATCTCAAGGAGCGCCTGGAGCAGAACGAGAACGCGGCCGGTTCGGTCCTCGACGCGATCGAGGAGCTCGACCTCCGGATGGCGCTCCTGCGGCGGGAATCCGAATCGCTGCGCGGAGAGGTCCGAGCCACCTCCGAGCGCGAGCGGGTCGCGCGCCGCGAAGCGGAGACCGACGCGGAGCGGCTCCGGGAGACCGAGACCGCCCTCCGGAGCTACCTGCGCGAGACATACAAGATCGGTCCGGCCCGTTACCTGCGAGTCGTCAGCGTGGCGTCCTCGCCCGCGCAGGTGGCCGCGGGGTACAGGGCGATCGAGGCGATGAGTCTCGGCGAAGCTGACCGCGTGGCGACCTACCGCGCCGACCGCGAGCGGCTGGATGCCGCCCTCGCAGAACTGAAGACGCAGGGCGACAGACTGAGGGACCTGGAGGCCGAGCTGGAGGGGAAGACGAGCGAGCTGCGCGAGGTGCGCGGGCAGAAAGGGGACGTGCTGACAGACCTGCAGCGCGAACAGGCGTCGCAAAAGGCGCTCCTCCAGGAGCTCGTCCAGGTCGAGAGCGACGTGCGCGCCCTCCTCGATCGCCTGGAGCTTCCGGGCTCCACCGGGCCGGTGCCGTCCCTGGGCTTCGCGCGCCAGCGCGGGCAGCTGCAGTGGCCCGCCCGGGGTCGGTTCGCCGTTCCGTTCGGGAACGTTCGTCACCCCAGATTCAGCACCGAGGTCCCGCATCCCGGTGTCGACATCGCCGCGTCCCCGGGCCAGGCCGTGCGCGCCGTGTACGAAGGGCGCGTCGTCTTCAGCGACTGGTTCAAGGGGTACGGTCAGATGGTCGTGATCGATCATGGAGATTCCTACCTGTCGATCTACGGTCATGTGGACGAGCGCCTGGTCTCGGCCGGGGAGGACGTGTCGACGGGCGACCTGATCGCCCGGTCAGGTCAGAGCGGGTCGTTCGAGGAGCCCGCGCTGTATTTCGAGATCCGGCACGACGGCAAGCCCGAGGATCCGGCCCGGTGGCTGAAAGGAGCGCCCGGCGCTCTGGCCCAGCGCAGGGGACCCCCGCAGCGCGGGAGCCGGGAAACCCGCAGGACTCCCTGAGGAGTGGAGGTGAAATGAAGATCACGACCGACAGAAAGCTCATGCTGGTCCTTTCGACAGCGCTGATCCTGTTCACCATCTCCGGCGCGATGATCGGACGGGTGGTGGCCGTGGAGGGGACCTACAGCTACCTCAAGCTGTTCAACGAGGCGCTGTACCTGATCGTGCACAACTACGTCCAGCCGGTGCAGATCGACGTGCTCATGGAGGGAGCCTACCGCGGGATGCTCGAATCGCTCGACCCGGCCAACGAGTACCTGGCGCCCGCG is from Candidatus Dormiibacterota bacterium and encodes:
- a CDS encoding peptidoglycan DD-metalloendopeptidase family protein; its protein translation is MAVALLILIAAAAGRGVEARAATPEETLRREARRQEEESRLQKVHQDIQDLKERLEQNENAAGSVLDAIEELDLRMALLRRESESLRGEVRATSERERVARREAETDAERLRETETALRSYLRETYKIGPARYLRVVSVASSPAQVAAGYRAIEAMSLGEADRVATYRADRERLDAALAELKTQGDRLRDLEAELEGKTSELREVRGQKGDVLTDLQREQASQKALLQELVQVESDVRALLDRLELPGSTGPVPSLGFARQRGQLQWPARGRFAVPFGNVRHPRFSTEVPHPGVDIAASPGQAVRAVYEGRVVFSDWFKGYGQMVVIDHGDSYLSIYGHVDERLVSAGEDVSTGDLIARSGQSGSFEEPALYFEIRHDGKPEDPARWLKGAPGALAQRRGPPQRGSRETRRTP